A region from the Lutra lutra chromosome 1, mLutLut1.2, whole genome shotgun sequence genome encodes:
- the UCN2 gene encoding urocortin-2 produces MTRWVLLVLMVLTWGRALLVPATPLPAFQNTSQATPHPVTSESTSASTAGPSSAWGHPSPGPRPGPRITLSLDVPIGLLQILLEQARARALRERAATNARILAQVGRR; encoded by the coding sequence ATGACCAGGTGGGTTCTGCTGGTGCTGATGGTCCTGACGTGGGGCAGGGCCCTGCTTGTCCCTGCGACCCCTCTGCCAGCCTTCCAGAACACTTCCCAGGCCACTCCCCACCCCGTGACCTCGGAGAGCACCTCAGCCAGCACCGCAGGCCCCTCCAGTGCTTGGGGCcaccccagccccggcccccgcccgggTCCCCGCATCACCCTCTCACTGGATGTCCCCATTGGCCTCCTGCAGATCTTACTGGAGCAGGCTCGGGCCAGAGCTTTGAGGGAGCGGGCTGCCACCAATGCTCGCATCCTGGCCCAGGTTGGCCGCCGCTGA